One segment of Leptospira kirschneri serovar Cynopteri str. 3522 CT DNA contains the following:
- a CDS encoding lipocalin-like domain-containing protein, with product MALQKNYYNLFPVKYKHSIGIYFLLSIFFSVGAENRPFIFPKDHSFHPRYKVEWCYFVGVLKSTEGKQYGYELSFFKGIFDKNREAFPVHFAISDLENKTHTISQTVERKLGGMAGYDSKQIFSGDFILKIESNSKFHLIAKPKHSPELSLDLILNGDDSKILLHGDKGKSVKSRTDPNFYSYYYSIPRLSTQGELILNGKKIQIKSGNSWMDHEWSNPFHSNLKTALSDPSNSWDWVCIQLEDGSDIMAFNFRKTIHSNSESFGTIRFSSGKKIYFEKEGEVRFVPNSSFWISPRTNQKYPLVWNLSTQKDSELHLTIEPFFEDQEFDSRSTTGFSYWEGAVKVKGTRSGKSVQGTGYLELKGSRNLN from the coding sequence ATGGCTTTGCAAAAAAATTACTACAATTTATTTCCAGTCAAGTATAAGCATTCAATTGGAATTTATTTTTTACTTTCAATCTTTTTCTCCGTTGGGGCCGAGAACCGGCCTTTCATCTTTCCAAAAGACCACTCCTTTCATCCTCGTTACAAAGTAGAATGGTGTTATTTCGTTGGAGTTCTTAAATCCACAGAAGGAAAACAATACGGTTACGAACTCAGCTTTTTTAAAGGAATTTTCGATAAAAACAGAGAAGCCTTTCCGGTTCATTTTGCAATCTCCGATTTGGAAAATAAAACACATACGATCTCACAGACCGTTGAACGTAAGTTAGGTGGAATGGCCGGTTATGATTCGAAACAAATCTTCAGCGGAGATTTTATTCTTAAAATTGAAAGTAACTCAAAATTTCATCTGATCGCAAAACCAAAACATTCTCCAGAACTTTCTTTGGATCTAATTTTAAACGGAGATGACTCCAAAATACTTTTACACGGAGACAAAGGTAAATCGGTCAAAAGTAGAACCGATCCGAATTTTTATTCTTACTATTATAGTATTCCGCGTCTTTCTACTCAGGGAGAATTGATTTTAAACGGAAAAAAAATCCAAATCAAAAGTGGAAATTCTTGGATGGATCATGAATGGAGTAACCCTTTTCATTCGAATCTAAAAACGGCACTTTCCGATCCATCCAATTCCTGGGATTGGGTCTGCATTCAACTCGAAGACGGAAGCGACATTATGGCTTTTAATTTTAGAAAAACGATACATTCAAACTCTGAAAGTTTTGGAACCATTCGTTTCAGTTCCGGAAAAAAAATATACTTTGAAAAAGAAGGCGAAGTTCGATTCGTTCCTAATTCTTCCTTTTGGATCAGTCCAAGAACAAATCAAAAATATCCGCTCGTTTGGAATCTTTCCACTCAAAAAGATTCGGAACTTCATCTTACAATCGAACCTTTTTTTGAAGATCAAGAATTTGATTCCCGTTCTACTACCGGCTTTAGTTACTGGGAAGGTGCAGTAAAAGTCAAAGGCACTCGTTCAGGAAAGTCAGTTCAAGGCACCGGTTATTTAGAATTAAAAGGAAGCAGAAATTTAAATTGA
- a CDS encoding type II CAAX prenyl endopeptidase Rce1 family protein, translating to MEIASILKGFFRKNSKIYILLFGFYGSSFLVLFLNEEFGFPLITSKNFWIKTVSTLILYGILMFSFYLHLPKNRKIRFRKAKIIGFFFVFWISLMVLHLSNFPYERFLSYLPREWIFWSWKVVKQFTHTLPLLVFPLLYDFYRYKTNPVPFEKKKNPSYYPILILALIISAIGSFIPGFKEFYPRAPITDERLLYHATWITTLVFEIVYLYTFYFTEFFFRKFLIRYLKVVGRYHAVGMAALIYGMVHFQKPRGEILSSFFGGLLMGALSLRTHSIRGGLYAHIILAAGMEFFAGIYIWDKLF from the coding sequence ATGGAAATCGCATCGATCCTAAAAGGATTTTTTAGAAAGAATTCAAAAATTTATATTTTATTATTCGGTTTTTATGGAAGTTCTTTTTTAGTCTTATTCCTAAACGAAGAATTCGGATTTCCTCTTATTACTTCAAAAAATTTCTGGATAAAAACGGTAAGTACATTAATATTATATGGAATTTTAATGTTCTCTTTTTATCTTCATCTTCCTAAAAACAGGAAAATCAGATTCCGTAAGGCAAAAATTATAGGTTTCTTTTTCGTTTTTTGGATTAGTTTAATGGTACTACATCTATCTAATTTTCCTTATGAAAGATTTCTATCCTATCTTCCAAGAGAATGGATTTTTTGGTCCTGGAAAGTTGTGAAACAATTTACCCACACACTACCTTTATTAGTTTTTCCGTTGTTATACGATTTTTACAGATACAAAACAAATCCGGTTCCGTTTGAAAAAAAGAAAAACCCTTCCTACTATCCGATTTTGATTCTTGCATTGATCATTTCTGCGATCGGTTCTTTTATTCCGGGCTTCAAAGAGTTTTATCCGAGGGCTCCGATTACAGACGAACGGCTCTTATATCATGCAACTTGGATCACTACTCTCGTTTTTGAAATTGTATATCTTTATACCTTTTACTTTACAGAATTCTTTTTTAGAAAATTTCTAATTCGGTATTTGAAAGTGGTAGGTCGTTATCACGCAGTTGGAATGGCTGCTTTAATTTACGGTATGGTACATTTTCAAAAACCAAGGGGAGAAATTTTAAGTTCTTTTTTTGGTGGTTTACTGATGGGTGCTTTGAGTCTTAGAACTCATTCAATTCGGGGCGGTCTTTATGCACATATCATACTCGCTGCGGGTATGGAATTTTTTGCAGGAATTTATATTTGGGATAAATTATTTTGA
- a CDS encoding FAD-dependent oxidoreductase translates to MRKIAIIGSGIAGLMTAHDLLKHGYDVTLYSDRSPEDWLNKSRPTGIAARFESSLAYERELGLNHWDKNFPPIEGVYLIFSMQPRIPFIILAGRLSENGAAIDVRLQSYHWMNDLVERGGKLRIENIDIPRLDAISAENDLTIVAAGKAEIANLFERNEARSVYMRPQRKLAMVVVKNTGNFEKIPYNPVKFNFIGDHGEAFWIPYYHKSVGMTWNLLFEAKADGKMDKFANAKSGDEVLGIAKNVIKELFPWDYDWFKNAELADENGWLIGALTPIVRNPVGKLPSGRIVTGVGDTLTTLDPIAGQGANNVYRMAKNLVQNIVKRGDGTFDAAWMNNTFEEYYEKSGKATIDFTNLLLEPITDAGRQLLIAQYGSNGVNLNGQQIIANAFSDNFADPTFLTSYFTDSVKVRSFISEKTGRHWLPHTAGSLLNVVRDQIRQKIGMTPGTGYW, encoded by the coding sequence ATGCGTAAGATAGCCATTATTGGTTCAGGAATAGCAGGATTGATGACCGCCCATGACCTACTGAAACATGGGTATGATGTAACCCTCTATTCAGATCGGAGTCCGGAAGATTGGCTGAACAAAAGTCGTCCAACCGGAATCGCCGCACGTTTTGAATCATCTCTTGCCTATGAAAGGGAATTAGGATTGAATCATTGGGATAAGAACTTCCCACCTATCGAGGGAGTGTATCTTATTTTCTCGATGCAACCTAGGATTCCATTTATCATTTTGGCAGGACGCCTTTCGGAGAATGGCGCGGCGATCGATGTACGTTTGCAATCGTATCACTGGATGAATGATTTAGTAGAACGTGGTGGCAAACTCCGCATCGAAAATATCGATATTCCTCGTTTAGATGCAATCAGTGCTGAAAATGATTTGACGATTGTCGCAGCAGGTAAGGCCGAAATCGCCAATCTGTTTGAGCGGAACGAAGCCCGTAGTGTTTATATGAGACCTCAACGCAAGTTAGCGATGGTAGTTGTTAAAAATACTGGGAATTTTGAGAAAATTCCGTATAACCCGGTTAAATTCAATTTTATTGGGGATCATGGAGAAGCCTTCTGGATTCCTTACTATCATAAGTCGGTCGGCATGACGTGGAACCTGCTCTTCGAGGCGAAGGCAGATGGTAAGATGGATAAATTCGCCAATGCAAAATCAGGCGATGAAGTTCTTGGTATTGCCAAAAATGTGATCAAGGAACTGTTTCCCTGGGATTATGATTGGTTTAAGAACGCCGAATTGGCGGATGAAAATGGCTGGCTGATTGGCGCATTGACTCCCATCGTGCGTAACCCTGTTGGAAAACTTCCATCGGGACGTATCGTAACTGGTGTAGGAGATACCCTCACAACACTTGATCCCATCGCAGGGCAAGGTGCGAACAATGTCTATCGTATGGCAAAGAATCTGGTTCAAAACATTGTGAAGCGCGGTGACGGTACATTTGATGCCGCCTGGATGAATAATACATTCGAGGAATACTACGAGAAATCCGGTAAGGCGACGATTGATTTCACCAATCTATTGCTTGAACCGATCACGGATGCCGGTCGCCAACTACTCATTGCACAGTATGGCAGCAACGGCGTGAATCTTAACGGTCAACAAATTATCGCCAATGCTTTTAGCGACAATTTTGCTGACCCTACTTTCCTCACCAGTTATTTCACCGACAGTGTAAAGGTTCGCTCTTTCATCAGTGAAAAAACAGGACGCCACTGGTTACCACATACGGCAGGTAGTTTATTGAATGTAGTGCGCGATCAAATACGACAAAAAATCGGCATGACTCCCGGTACCGGATATTGGTAG
- a CDS encoding phosphoadenylyl-sulfate reductase codes for MNAQELEQKLAPLNLEDALEWINKEYGETAAFSTSLGLEDQVITHVIFSRNLKIRIFTLDTGRLFNETYDLHKLTNASYGKKIETYFPDTNAVQNLISLKGPDSFYDSVENRKECCYIRKVEPLNRALVGTKLWITGIRSEQSDSRNSLTKVELDSSRNVLKYHPLLDWSLERIQDFIDTYRIPTNVLHKKGFPSIGCAPCTRAIQPGEDIRAGRWWWEESNQECGLHVVDGKLVRQKSGPKRAI; via the coding sequence ATGAATGCGCAAGAGTTGGAACAAAAACTTGCTCCTTTGAATCTGGAAGACGCCTTAGAATGGATCAATAAAGAATATGGAGAAACCGCCGCCTTCTCTACAAGTTTGGGTCTTGAAGATCAAGTCATCACTCACGTTATATTCTCCCGAAATCTTAAAATTAGAATTTTTACTTTAGATACGGGGCGCCTTTTCAACGAAACCTACGATCTACATAAATTGACAAACGCAAGTTATGGTAAAAAAATCGAAACTTATTTTCCCGACACAAACGCGGTTCAAAATCTAATCAGCTTAAAAGGTCCCGATAGTTTCTACGACTCAGTTGAAAACAGAAAAGAATGTTGTTATATTCGAAAAGTGGAGCCGCTCAATCGTGCGTTAGTCGGAACCAAACTTTGGATTACAGGAATTCGTTCTGAACAATCTGATTCTAGAAATTCTCTCACAAAAGTAGAACTCGATTCTTCTCGAAACGTACTCAAGTATCATCCTCTTTTAGATTGGTCTTTGGAACGTATTCAAGATTTTATAGATACTTATCGGATTCCGACTAACGTGCTTCATAAAAAAGGTTTTCCTTCCATCGGGTGTGCTCCCTGTACAAGAGCAATTCAACCGGGAGAAGATATTCGCGCCGGAAGATGGTGGTGGGAAGAATCCAACCAAGAATGTGGGCTTCACGTCGTCGACGGTAAGTTAGTTCGTCAAAAATCCGGTCCTAAAAGAGCAATATGA